The Acidobacteriota bacterium genome has a segment encoding these proteins:
- a CDS encoding NAD(P)H-dependent oxidoreductase subunit E: MATSTLDTSGQEQIPEGMVEEIVKKHRGSRGSLIAVLQDIQSKYNYLPAEALKELAEETGRSLVDIYGVATFYKSFSLTPKGRHILSVCLGTACHVRGAPGISEEFERQLKVKAGQTSSDNEFTLETVNCLGACALGPVVVVDGHYFSHVNRSRVSEIIGKARDGLDKVEIEGDERIFPIDVSCPRCNRSLMDPSRPVDGYPSIRVTVSFDTKHFSLSFSSLYGSHNVEGKHEIPEGEVLNFFCPHCHTELIGTGPCPECNVSMVPMIVRSGGVVQICPRNGCKGHLLDLG, encoded by the coding sequence ATGGCGACAAGTACACTTGATACCTCTGGACAAGAGCAGATACCGGAGGGGATGGTGGAGGAGATTGTCAAAAAACACAGGGGAAGCCGCGGCAGCCTCATCGCCGTTCTCCAGGACATTCAATCGAAATACAACTATTTGCCCGCCGAGGCTCTGAAGGAACTTGCCGAGGAGACGGGCCGCTCTCTGGTCGACATCTACGGGGTCGCCACCTTTTACAAATCCTTCAGCCTGACCCCCAAAGGACGGCACATCCTATCCGTTTGCCTCGGCACGGCGTGCCATGTGAGGGGGGCCCCGGGAATTTCCGAGGAGTTCGAGCGTCAGCTAAAGGTCAAGGCCGGTCAAACTTCCTCGGACAACGAGTTCACGCTGGAAACCGTGAACTGTCTGGGCGCGTGCGCGCTCGGGCCTGTAGTGGTGGTAGATGGACATTATTTTTCCCACGTGAACAGAAGCCGGGTTTCTGAAATTATTGGGAAGGCGCGTGACGGACTTGACAAAGTCGAAATCGAGGGAGATGAACGAATCTTTCCAATCGATGTGAGTTGCCCGCGCTGTAATCGGAGCCTGATGGACCCGAGCCGCCCTGTTGATGGTTACCCTTCCATCAGAGTAACTGTTTCATTTGACACCAAGCATTTTTCATTAAGTTTCTCATCATTATACGGAAGTCATAATGTAGAAGGAAAGCATGAAATACCGGAAGGTGAAGTGCTGAATTTTTTCTGCCCCCACTGTCATACCGAACTGATTGGAACTGGGCCTTGCCCAGAATGCAATGTTAGTATGGTCCCTATGATTGTACGAAGTGGCGGTGTGGTGCAGATATGTCCCCGTAATGGCTGCAAAGGCCACTTGTTAGATTTGGGGTGA
- a CDS encoding FAD-dependent oxidoreductase, translating to MGSLEEFHAYRRVLLDKYSPDRPTLILCAGTGGQASGSNDIMRVLKRQILERKLHEKISLRITGCLGFCEMDPFILVEPGGQLYPKLKTDDVPRIIDAALKGEIVEGLLYREPADQKRHDTQDHIPFFRKQTRTILGKNQQLDPIRIRDYIKANGYDALEKVLNNPDPEWIIKEVKLSGLRGRGGAGFPTGTKWELARRSGKEGIQKFIVCNADEGDPGAYMDRSLLEGNPHSIIEGMLIAGIAIGASRGIIYVRSEYPLAIKHALIAILQARKMGILGDGILGTDINFDIEIVQGAGAFVCGEETALMKSIEGKMGEPRQRPPFPIQKGIDGKPTVINNVETLANIPVIISKGGEEYAKVGVPGNTGTKIFSLVGKINNTGLVEVPMGTTLREMVYDIGGGAPGGKKIKAVQTGGPSGGCIPSSMFDLSIDYDSLSKVGSIMGSGGMIVMDEDTCMVDVAKYFMKFLKEESCGKCFTCRKGTQRMYEILDDISTGRGTLEQLDLLKELAEVVKDTTMCALGQTASNPVLSALRYFYNEYEQHIVHKKCPAKVCSELVGVRCQSSCPLGTEVWRYVAHIQRGEYEDAYRVIRRSNPFPSVCARVCHHPCESTCQAGVGGQQPIAIRSLKRFVTDNVDPSVFRPEIKTKKGMPRVAVIGAGPAGITAAHDLSLLGYQVTLFESATELGGMLHLGIPSYRLPREMLQKEIDSLLNENITVKCNSTLGQNITVDGLMKEGFKALFVALGAHKSKNLGIEGEDVEGVYSSMEFLKGFNVDNKQLAKGHVGVIGGGNSAMDAARVALRQEGVESLTIYYRRTRNEMPAIADEIEGALEEGIKIESLVSPVKVHTEAGKLTGVEFLKNELGEVDASGRRKPVPVPGSEFTVSLDTLLVAISEAPNTEELSSNLKTSSWGSIDADAETLMTNTPGVFAGGDVVTGPNTVVDAIATGKKAAVMIDRYLNGEDLHQPLPASRPTCYIEPIPLSEEELAKATRATESVIPMDRRQQSFDEVERGLSEKDALLEAKRCLRCDLNFLPTESIQTEKKAIKVKQA from the coding sequence ATGGGTTCATTAGAAGAATTTCACGCATATCGAAGGGTTCTACTCGATAAATACAGCCCGGATAGACCCACTTTAATTCTTTGCGCTGGCACAGGTGGTCAGGCCAGCGGCTCAAACGATATCATGCGGGTCCTTAAGCGCCAAATACTCGAACGCAAGCTTCACGAAAAAATATCACTGCGAATTACCGGGTGTCTGGGATTTTGTGAAATGGACCCGTTCATTCTGGTTGAACCTGGAGGACAACTATATCCAAAATTGAAAACAGACGATGTTCCCAGGATCATTGATGCTGCTTTAAAAGGGGAAATCGTTGAGGGCCTGCTTTACAGGGAACCTGCCGATCAGAAACGCCACGATACTCAAGATCATATTCCTTTCTTCCGGAAGCAAACCCGTACCATCTTAGGAAAGAATCAGCAACTTGATCCAATCCGTATCCGAGATTACATCAAGGCGAATGGGTATGACGCCCTAGAAAAAGTATTAAACAACCCTGATCCCGAATGGATTATTAAAGAGGTTAAGCTTTCCGGTCTCAGGGGACGCGGTGGAGCAGGTTTTCCTACCGGTACGAAGTGGGAACTTGCCAGGCGTTCCGGCAAAGAAGGGATTCAGAAGTTTATCGTCTGTAACGCTGACGAGGGTGATCCCGGCGCATATATGGATCGAAGTCTCCTGGAAGGCAATCCGCATTCCATTATCGAAGGCATGCTTATTGCCGGGATTGCCATCGGTGCCTCTCGGGGTATCATCTATGTGCGTAGTGAATATCCCCTTGCGATTAAGCATGCGCTTATTGCGATTCTGCAGGCAAGGAAAATGGGGATTCTGGGTGATGGGATTTTGGGAACCGATATCAATTTCGATATTGAAATTGTCCAGGGGGCTGGAGCCTTCGTATGCGGGGAAGAGACTGCTCTCATGAAGTCCATTGAAGGGAAAATGGGCGAGCCGCGCCAAAGGCCGCCATTCCCCATACAGAAGGGCATTGACGGCAAACCTACGGTAATCAACAACGTCGAAACACTGGCCAATATTCCAGTCATCATAAGCAAAGGTGGCGAGGAATATGCAAAGGTCGGAGTCCCCGGAAATACCGGAACCAAGATTTTTTCCTTGGTGGGTAAAATCAATAACACTGGCTTGGTGGAAGTGCCAATGGGCACGACTCTCAGGGAAATGGTTTATGACATTGGCGGTGGTGCACCTGGCGGGAAAAAAATTAAAGCAGTCCAAACTGGAGGACCTTCGGGCGGCTGTATTCCTTCATCCATGTTTGATTTGTCCATCGACTATGACAGCTTGAGCAAAGTCGGATCCATCATGGGGTCCGGCGGCATGATCGTGATGGATGAGGACACCTGCATGGTGGATGTCGCCAAGTACTTCATGAAATTCCTGAAAGAAGAATCCTGCGGCAAGTGTTTTACCTGCCGCAAGGGCACGCAGCGGATGTACGAAATTCTCGATGACATATCCACAGGCCGAGGGACGCTGGAGCAACTCGACCTGCTCAAGGAGTTGGCGGAGGTCGTGAAGGATACCACGATGTGTGCCCTGGGCCAAACTGCTTCGAATCCAGTTCTGAGTGCTTTACGCTATTTCTACAACGAATATGAACAGCACATTGTGCACAAAAAATGCCCCGCCAAAGTTTGCTCCGAATTGGTGGGTGTGCGCTGCCAGTCATCTTGTCCCTTGGGCACTGAGGTCTGGCGCTATGTCGCCCATATCCAGAGAGGAGAATATGAGGATGCGTACAGGGTAATCCGTCGATCCAATCCCTTTCCTTCGGTATGCGCGCGCGTATGCCATCATCCTTGCGAAAGCACTTGCCAGGCAGGTGTGGGTGGACAGCAGCCTATTGCTATCCGGAGTCTAAAACGTTTCGTCACCGATAACGTCGATCCTTCAGTATTCAGACCAGAAATAAAGACAAAAAAAGGTATGCCCAGAGTTGCTGTAATCGGCGCAGGGCCCGCTGGTATCACGGCGGCTCATGATCTTTCTCTGCTGGGATATCAAGTGACACTCTTTGAGTCCGCTACTGAGTTGGGTGGCATGTTGCATTTAGGGATACCCTCTTACCGACTTCCCAGGGAAATGCTGCAAAAGGAAATCGATTCACTTCTTAACGAAAATATCACTGTAAAGTGTAATAGCACGCTGGGCCAAAATATAACCGTTGATGGTTTGATGAAAGAGGGTTTCAAGGCTTTATTTGTCGCCCTTGGCGCACACAAGAGTAAGAATCTCGGTATTGAAGGCGAAGATGTCGAGGGCGTGTACTCATCAATGGAATTCCTCAAGGGCTTTAATGTCGATAATAAACAACTGGCCAAAGGGCATGTGGGAGTAATTGGCGGTGGAAATTCTGCAATGGATGCGGCTCGCGTGGCCCTCCGCCAGGAAGGAGTAGAATCATTAACTATTTATTATCGCCGCACCCGAAATGAAATGCCTGCCATTGCAGATGAAATAGAAGGAGCCCTGGAAGAAGGCATCAAAATAGAAAGCTTGGTTTCACCGGTCAAGGTTCATACAGAAGCAGGCAAACTGACCGGAGTTGAATTCCTTAAAAATGAACTTGGCGAGGTCGATGCCAGCGGTCGGCGAAAGCCTGTGCCAGTGCCCGGTTCAGAATTCACAGTTTCACTGGACACATTGCTTGTCGCCATTAGTGAAGCACCAAATACAGAAGAACTCTCTTCGAACCTAAAAACGAGTTCATGGGGTTCCATAGATGCGGACGCAGAAACTCTAATGACCAATACGCCAGGTGTATTCGCGGGTGGTGATGTTGTTACAGGCCCCAATACAGTCGTTGACGCTATCGCTACCGGAAAGAAGGCCGCGGTGATGATTGATCGCTATCTGAATGGAGAAGACCTGCACCAGCCACTCCCGGCAAGTCGGCCAACATGTTACATAGAGCCAATCCCGCTCAGTGAAGAAGAGCTGGCCAAGGCAACCCGCGCAACGGAATCTGTGATTCCTATGGACAGGCGCCAACAAAGCTTTGATGAAGTAGAGAGAGGCTTGAGTGAAAAGGATGCCCTGCTGGAAGCCAAGCGGTGTTTGCGTTGCGATCTGAACTTTTTGCCTACTGAATCCATTCAAACTGAGAAAAAAGCAATTAAGGTAAAACAAGCGTGA
- a CDS encoding epoxyqueuosine reductase QueH, whose amino-acid sequence MSSPATPFRFTELGGLVMEEPPPGAKTLVLHMCCAPDSAYIFKALRAGAPCDIAGFFYDPNIHPREEYDLRLDEALRVGEALGVSVYEGEYDASEFFRRTRGLEREPEGGARCIVCFDMRLERTARFCRERKFDAFATVLTVSPHKNAALINHIGREMAARCGVVYVASDFKKKDGFKRSVEEGEAMGLYRQERCGCAYGKPSDAHPALR is encoded by the coding sequence ATGTCCTCCCCGGCCACCCCTTTCCGCTTCACCGAGCTCGGCGGCCTCGTCATGGAGGAGCCGCCGCCCGGCGCGAAGACGCTCGTCCTGCACATGTGCTGCGCGCCGGACAGCGCCTACATCTTCAAGGCGCTCAGGGCGGGCGCGCCGTGCGACATCGCGGGCTTTTTCTACGATCCGAACATCCACCCGAGGGAGGAGTACGACCTGCGCCTCGACGAGGCCTTGCGCGTGGGCGAGGCCCTCGGCGTGTCCGTTTACGAGGGCGAGTACGACGCATCGGAGTTTTTCCGGCGCACGAGGGGCCTGGAGAGAGAGCCCGAGGGCGGCGCGCGCTGCATCGTGTGCTTCGATATGCGCCTTGAGCGCACGGCGCGCTTCTGCCGGGAGCGTAAATTCGATGCCTTCGCCACGGTGCTCACCGTAAGCCCGCACAAGAATGCGGCGCTCATCAACCACATAGGCCGGGAGATGGCCGCGCGCTGCGGCGTTGTTTATGTCGCGTCGGACTTCAAGAAAAAGGACGGCTTCAAACGAAGCGTCGAGGAGGGTGAGGCGATGGGGCTCTACCGGCAGGAGCGCTGCGGGTGCGCCTACGGAAAACCGTCCGACGCGCATCCGGCGCTGCGGTAG
- a CDS encoding FMN-binding glutamate synthase family protein — protein sequence MSLSRVNTSAATLTKNRTEGSITPISGMCVTCVDGCIGMCEIGKSAYRGHEVIYPQPFGVITTAAEKVYPVDYSHFNIMGGVVGAEGIEADSDKAVFPAVDLEVRFGHDGGLKFRYPLVIPGIGSTDIAKNNWEGLAIGSAIAGTGLTIGENVAGMDPKSVFKNGKVVDTVDLKRRIRLFTDHQRDGYGAIIVQANVEDTRLSVHEYAIKELGVQCVEMKWGQGAKNIGGEVKVRDLKKAQMLYERGYVVLPNPTDPDVIRAFEQGNFKEFERHSRVGMVTEEAFAKRAEELRKAGAKYIFLKTGAYRPAALAQAVMFASKYKIDLLTVDGAGGGTGMSPWRMMNEWGVPTVELHSLLYQYAKRLADNGRYVPSIAVAGGFVLEDQIFKGLAMGAPFVKLVGMARSPIAATMVGKTIGRAIAEHQLPVYVERFGSTQDDIFVTASHLRNELGNKEYETLPTGAIGLYTYYERLAQGMRQLMAGCRKFALKYLSRDDLAALTREASDISGIPYVMDLDKQEVEKILGLRKRGAAKSKKKK from the coding sequence ATGTCGCTTTCGAGAGTAAACACTTCTGCCGCAACGCTAACCAAGAACAGGACCGAAGGATCGATAACTCCCATCTCGGGAATGTGCGTCACATGCGTCGACGGCTGCATCGGCATGTGCGAGATAGGCAAGTCGGCCTACCGCGGGCACGAGGTGATTTACCCTCAGCCTTTCGGTGTGATCACGACCGCCGCGGAAAAGGTCTATCCCGTGGACTACTCCCACTTCAACATCATGGGCGGGGTGGTGGGCGCCGAGGGTATCGAGGCGGACAGCGACAAGGCCGTCTTTCCGGCCGTCGATCTGGAGGTGCGGTTCGGCCATGACGGCGGACTGAAGTTCCGCTATCCTTTGGTTATTCCCGGGATTGGATCCACGGACATCGCCAAAAACAACTGGGAGGGGCTGGCCATCGGCTCGGCGATTGCCGGTACCGGATTGACGATCGGCGAGAACGTGGCCGGCATGGACCCCAAGAGCGTGTTCAAGAACGGTAAGGTCGTGGACACGGTGGATCTGAAGCGCCGCATTAGGCTCTTTACGGACCACCAGCGGGACGGTTACGGGGCGATAATCGTACAGGCCAACGTGGAAGACACCCGCCTTAGTGTGCACGAGTATGCCATCAAGGAGCTGGGGGTCCAGTGCGTGGAGATGAAGTGGGGGCAGGGGGCCAAGAACATCGGGGGCGAGGTCAAGGTCCGCGACCTGAAGAAGGCGCAAATGCTCTACGAACGCGGCTACGTGGTTCTGCCGAACCCGACTGATCCCGATGTGATCCGGGCTTTCGAGCAGGGCAACTTCAAGGAGTTCGAGCGGCACTCGCGAGTCGGCATGGTCACGGAGGAGGCCTTCGCCAAACGGGCGGAGGAGCTTCGCAAGGCCGGCGCCAAGTACATCTTCCTCAAGACGGGCGCCTACCGGCCGGCCGCCCTGGCCCAAGCGGTTATGTTCGCCTCCAAGTACAAGATCGACCTGCTCACCGTTGACGGTGCGGGGGGCGGAACGGGCATGAGTCCGTGGAGAATGATGAACGAGTGGGGAGTGCCGACGGTGGAATTGCACTCGCTTCTTTATCAGTACGCAAAGCGGCTTGCAGACAATGGTCGGTATGTGCCGAGCATCGCCGTGGCCGGCGGGTTCGTCTTGGAGGACCAAATCTTCAAGGGCCTTGCCATGGGGGCGCCCTTTGTCAAGCTCGTCGGCATGGCTCGATCACCGATCGCCGCCACCATGGTGGGCAAGACCATCGGGCGGGCCATCGCGGAGCACCAGCTTCCGGTGTACGTCGAGCGTTTTGGAAGCACCCAGGATGACATTTTTGTGACCGCGAGTCATCTTCGTAACGAACTGGGCAACAAGGAGTACGAAACGCTGCCCACGGGCGCCATCGGCCTTTATACCTACTACGAGCGCTTGGCCCAAGGAATGCGCCAGCTTATGGCGGGCTGCCGCAAGTTCGCGCTCAAGTACTTGTCGCGGGACGACTTGGCCGCCCTTACCCGCGAGGCGTCCGACATCAGCGGCATCCCGTATGTGATGGACTTGGATAAGCAGGAAGTTGAGAAAATCCTGGGCCTCCGGAAGCGCGGAGCCGCTAAAAGCAAGAAAAAGAAATAG
- a CDS encoding Glu/Leu/Phe/Val dehydrogenase, with protein sequence MTKKALNPFEIAVQQFNNAVKHLDLPKDLCRILRAPALQLVVSVPTRMDDGTYKVFEGYRVQHNVARGPAKGGIRYHPGVTLDEVKALAAWMTWKCAVVNLPFGGGKGGVVCNTKEMSQGEIERMTRRFASEISVIIGPDRDIPAPDMYTNPQTMAWIMDTYSVGRGATTLGVVTGKPLSVGGSEGRSEATARGGVYAMREAAKVLKIPYKKATAVIQGYGNAGAICHKLLEKDGLKIIAVSDSKGGIHNPKGLSYKEVIKHKEKTGSVVGFPHTRKISNEKLLSLECDFLVPAALEGAITRNNAADVNAKVVAELANGPTTPEADDILHKNGVFLIPDIFCNAGGVTVSYFEWVQDLQAFFWDEERVNAELRNIMRRSFHDVYEISKKYKVHMRTAAYILAIGRVAEATKTRGIYP encoded by the coding sequence ATGACCAAGAAAGCACTCAACCCGTTTGAAATCGCCGTTCAACAGTTCAACAACGCTGTCAAGCATTTGGACCTTCCTAAAGATTTGTGCAGGATTCTGAGAGCCCCGGCACTTCAGCTTGTCGTTTCCGTACCCACGCGGATGGACGACGGCACCTACAAGGTTTTTGAGGGCTACCGCGTTCAGCACAACGTGGCGCGCGGCCCGGCGAAGGGCGGCATACGCTATCACCCGGGCGTGACGCTCGACGAGGTGAAGGCCTTGGCCGCATGGATGACGTGGAAGTGCGCCGTCGTGAATCTTCCCTTCGGCGGCGGGAAGGGCGGCGTCGTCTGCAACACCAAGGAAATGTCCCAGGGCGAGATCGAGCGCATGACGCGCCGCTTTGCAAGCGAAATCAGCGTCATCATCGGCCCCGACCGCGACATTCCCGCCCCCGATATGTACACGAACCCGCAGACGATGGCGTGGATTATGGACACGTATTCCGTGGGACGGGGGGCGACGACGCTCGGGGTGGTGACGGGGAAGCCGCTTTCCGTGGGCGGCTCCGAGGGCCGGAGCGAGGCCACGGCGCGCGGCGGCGTCTATGCCATGCGCGAGGCGGCCAAGGTTTTGAAGATACCCTACAAGAAAGCAACAGCGGTCATCCAGGGCTACGGAAACGCCGGCGCCATCTGCCACAAACTCCTCGAGAAGGACGGCCTCAAGATTATCGCGGTGAGCGACTCGAAGGGCGGCATCCACAATCCCAAGGGCCTTTCCTATAAGGAAGTCATCAAGCACAAGGAGAAAACCGGCTCCGTCGTGGGCTTCCCCCATACCAGAAAGATTTCAAACGAAAAGCTCCTCTCGCTGGAGTGCGATTTTCTCGTTCCCGCCGCGCTCGAGGGCGCCATCACGCGCAACAACGCCGCCGATGTGAACGCCAAGGTTGTCGCGGAGCTTGCGAACGGGCCCACGACCCCAGAGGCTGACGACATTCTTCACAAGAACGGGGTTTTCCTCATCCCCGATATCTTTTGCAACGCGGGCGGCGTCACCGTAAGCTACTTCGAGTGGGTTCAGGACCTGCAGGCCTTCTTCTGGGACGAGGAGCGCGTCAACGCGGAGCTTCGCAACATCATGCGCCGCTCCTTCCACGACGTGTACGAAATCTCGAAGAAGTACAAGGTGCACATGCGCACGGCGGCCTACATCCTCGCTATCGGCCGCGTCGCCGAGGCGACAAAGACCCGGGGGATCTATCCATGA
- the pyrF gene encoding orotidine-5'-phosphate decarboxylase translates to MTKGGEPSPRDRLIVALDPPYGDAGFEYGSGKHFEDELFQETASIISELGDAVSFYKVGLRLFPVFGRVVECLRKKGKYIFLDLKALDIPETVAQVATVAAHLDVEFMTMNHGSDQTVRAAKEAISKLKKSRPKILLVPFLTSLSEEDLKELYHVDVTVQEFVLQVSEKAKKAGCDGIVCSGREAGAVKKRLGGRDGKDIVVVTPGVRPEITLVRNDDQKRVVTPRKAIQEGADFIVVGRPVIRAGDKKRQVAEAVAKEIEEGLSARRAG, encoded by the coding sequence ATGACGAAGGGTGGTGAGCCCTCCCCGAGGGACCGTCTCATTGTCGCGCTGGACCCGCCCTACGGCGACGCCGGCTTTGAGTACGGCAGCGGAAAGCACTTCGAAGACGAACTATTCCAAGAGACGGCTTCCATCATCAGCGAGCTGGGAGACGCCGTCTCGTTCTACAAGGTAGGGCTTCGCCTTTTCCCCGTGTTCGGCCGGGTCGTCGAGTGCCTTCGAAAAAAAGGAAAGTACATCTTCCTTGACTTGAAGGCGCTGGACATTCCGGAGACCGTCGCGCAGGTCGCCACCGTAGCCGCACATCTGGACGTTGAGTTCATGACGATGAACCACGGAAGCGACCAGACCGTACGGGCGGCCAAGGAAGCCATCAGCAAATTGAAAAAATCCCGGCCCAAGATTCTTCTCGTCCCTTTCCTGACGAGCCTTAGCGAAGAGGATCTGAAAGAACTCTACCACGTGGACGTCACTGTGCAGGAGTTTGTTCTTCAGGTGTCTGAAAAGGCCAAGAAGGCCGGGTGTGACGGCATCGTGTGCTCGGGCCGGGAGGCCGGAGCCGTCAAGAAAAGACTGGGCGGAAGAGACGGCAAGGACATCGTTGTGGTCACGCCGGGGGTGAGACCCGAAATTACTCTCGTCCGAAACGACGACCAAAAGCGGGTCGTAACTCCCAGGAAGGCGATTCAAGAGGGAGCGGACTTCATCGTCGTCGGCAGGCCCGTTATCAGGGCCGGCGATAAAAAACGCCAAGTGGCCGAGGCCGTTGCAAAGGAGATAGAGGAGGGTTTGTCTGCGCGGCGCGCGGGGTAG
- a CDS encoding (2Fe-2S)-binding protein, with translation MITLTINGLPVSVEDGTTLLEAAKFLGFPIPTLCHDDGLSPYGACRLCVVEIGEGAGAKLVSSCTYLAEEGLKVRAASSRVLRARRMVLELLLASCPQSKIIQDLASKHGAQKQRFRQEYEDCILCGLCVRMCAEQMMARAIGFRGRGENRSIGTPFDIKSEACRLCGGCMYVCPACQLRCTYTEPEKSICGGCMNLSPPCEEKTWFDDMMCYMDPCVACEIKKDT, from the coding sequence GTGATTACTTTAACCATCAACGGGCTGCCCGTATCGGTCGAGGACGGGACTACTCTGCTCGAAGCAGCGAAATTCCTGGGCTTTCCTATACCGACCCTTTGCCACGATGACGGGCTTTCCCCCTACGGCGCCTGTAGGCTCTGCGTGGTGGAAATCGGGGAGGGCGCGGGGGCGAAGCTGGTCTCCTCCTGCACCTACCTGGCCGAGGAGGGGCTCAAGGTGCGGGCGGCGTCTTCCCGGGTGCTGCGGGCGCGGCGGATGGTCCTGGAGCTTCTGCTGGCCTCGTGCCCGCAGTCGAAAATCATCCAGGATCTGGCGTCCAAACACGGCGCCCAGAAACAACGCTTCCGGCAGGAGTACGAGGACTGCATTCTTTGCGGGCTGTGCGTGCGGATGTGTGCGGAGCAGATGATGGCCAGAGCCATTGGGTTCAGGGGCCGGGGCGAGAATCGCAGTATTGGAACGCCCTTCGACATCAAGTCGGAGGCCTGCAGGCTGTGTGGAGGCTGCATGTACGTGTGCCCGGCCTGTCAGCTCCGTTGCACGTACACGGAGCCCGAAAAGAGTATTTGCGGCGGCTGCATGAACCTCAGCCCGCCGTGCGAGGAAAAGACATGGTTCGATGACATGATGTGCTACATGGATCCCTGTGTGGCTTGCGAAATCAAGAAAGACACGTAA
- a CDS encoding PAS domain S-box protein produces MREDITVERLGDRSTILSSLLNNIFDGVYVVDKTKTIVFWNTGAREITGYSNDEVFGRKCSDNILNHIDDEGTLLCIHGCPLERTLATGEHVKVKIYTLHKSGRRFPVKTHIYPIRNLKNEIIAAIEVFRDISQEEEHRILQEKFSGIIKKYVSTTTFEEIMSKVQVGAADTSRKVDLTIMFLDVVGFTNYSEKYSPERVVSMLNELFEVCSGVIKDCQGDIDKFIGDAVMAMFLDANDAVRAASKILFQYLPELNERRLRQSEDAIGVRVGINSGPVIQGDIGTADRKDLTVIGDVVNTASRIEARAETGSLYISESTFSRLKDPSEFTSVGEIKLKGKVQALKLFKHRGR; encoded by the coding sequence ATGCGCGAAGATATCACCGTTGAACGGCTGGGTGACAGGAGCACGATCTTATCGTCGCTGCTCAACAACATCTTTGACGGCGTGTATGTTGTCGACAAGACTAAAACTATTGTTTTCTGGAACACGGGCGCGCGCGAGATCACCGGGTATTCCAATGACGAGGTCTTTGGCAGAAAATGCTCGGATAACATCTTGAACCATATCGACGACGAGGGCACCCTGCTCTGTATTCACGGGTGCCCTTTGGAGAGGACGCTCGCGACGGGCGAGCACGTCAAGGTGAAGATATATACTTTGCACAAATCGGGGAGGAGATTTCCGGTAAAGACGCACATATATCCCATAAGGAACCTCAAGAATGAGATAATCGCCGCGATAGAGGTGTTCAGGGACATCTCCCAGGAAGAGGAGCATCGTATTCTTCAGGAGAAGTTCAGCGGCATTATCAAGAAGTACGTTTCCACCACCACCTTTGAAGAAATAATGTCCAAGGTTCAGGTTGGAGCCGCGGACACCTCCCGCAAGGTTGATCTGACCATAATGTTCCTGGACGTAGTGGGCTTTACCAATTATTCCGAAAAATATTCTCCTGAGCGGGTCGTTAGTATGTTGAACGAGCTCTTCGAGGTATGCAGCGGCGTCATCAAGGACTGCCAGGGCGACATAGACAAGTTCATAGGCGACGCGGTGATGGCCATGTTCCTGGACGCGAACGACGCCGTCCGCGCAGCCTCGAAAATCCTGTTTCAGTACCTGCCCGAGCTTAACGAGAGACGGCTCCGGCAAAGCGAGGACGCGATAGGCGTCCGCGTCGGGATAAACAGCGGCCCCGTTATCCAGGGAGATATAGGAACCGCCGACAGGAAAGACCTGACCGTGATCGGGGACGTGGTCAACACCGCCTCCCGCATAGAGGCCAGGGCGGAGACCGGCTCGTTGTATATTTCCGAATCCACGTTTTCCCGCCTCAAGGATCCCTCTGAGTTCACCTCGGTGGGAGAGATTAAGTTGAAGGGCAAAGTGCAGGCGTTGAAGCTTTTTAAGCACCGCGGGAGGTAG